One Bacillota bacterium DNA window includes the following coding sequences:
- the yabG gene encoding sporulation peptidase YabG: MKIKCGDIVARLSHNKDLYFKVEAIDEQAGIAHLKGLEMRLLADAPLSDLEKPGAGELASYRAKALRLRLEVLNRSNKKRKRSGSRGQKKSVNEAEYVNLPGRVLHLDGDLEYLDICQRAYQDLNLPNCCFHVQEQKQPELVLDLMEACKPDILVLTGHDSVIRRAGKPDGPDSYRNSRHFIEAVRRARRFQSSKDDLVIFAGACQSWYQGLMEAGANFASSPDRILIHCLDPVMIVEKVAYTPIQKTIDIYTVLSESITGPPGIGGIETRGQYRIGLPKQKN; the protein is encoded by the coding sequence ATGAAGATAAAATGTGGAGATATTGTTGCACGTTTGTCCCATAACAAGGACCTATATTTTAAAGTTGAAGCCATAGATGAGCAGGCTGGAATCGCCCACCTGAAGGGATTGGAAATGCGCTTGCTGGCAGACGCGCCTCTTTCCGATTTGGAAAAGCCAGGCGCAGGGGAATTGGCCAGCTATCGCGCCAAAGCTTTGAGGTTACGGCTGGAAGTCTTGAATCGTTCCAATAAAAAAAGAAAACGCTCTGGCAGCCGTGGTCAAAAAAAATCGGTAAATGAAGCAGAGTATGTTAATCTTCCGGGGCGGGTGCTGCATTTAGACGGGGATCTTGAATACCTGGATATCTGCCAAAGGGCATATCAGGACCTTAATTTGCCAAACTGTTGCTTTCATGTTCAAGAACAAAAGCAGCCGGAGCTTGTTTTAGATTTAATGGAAGCCTGTAAGCCGGATATATTGGTGCTCACCGGACATGATTCAGTAATCCGCAGGGCAGGAAAACCGGATGGCCCCGACAGCTATCGAAACTCCCGGCACTTTATTGAGGCTGTTCGCAGGGCGCGAAGGTTTCAGTCCAGTAAAGATGATCTTGTTATATTTGCCGGCGCCTGTCAGTCCTGGTATCAGGGGCTAATGGAAGCAGGAGCAAACTTTGCCAGTTCACCGGACCGGATTTTGATTCATTGCCTTGACCCGGTGATGATTGTTGAAAAAGTGGCCTATACCCCGATTCAAAAGACAATAGATATTTATACCGTGCTGTCTGAAAGCATTACCGGCCCGCCGGGAATAGGCGGCATTGAGACCCGGGGACAGTACAGGATAGGATTGCCAAAACAAAAAAATTAA
- the rnmV gene encoding ribonuclease M5, whose protein sequence is MIKELIVVEGKKDAAAVRRAFPEADVLVTNGWGLTKRQIAAIRTAHARRGVIIFTDPDHAGEQIRRRLQKMLPGCRHAFVPGIVASDGKVGVEKADAETIRKALEKVRSSGSIRNGFEMSDLLKAGLVGTPDAAKRRRRLGELLAVGYGNSKNFLWRLNALGVSRTEFEAAVQKLEAKSDGYYEARKHNKPD, encoded by the coding sequence ATGATAAAAGAACTGATAGTGGTGGAGGGTAAAAAAGATGCCGCAGCGGTGCGTCGGGCCTTTCCCGAGGCTGATGTTTTGGTGACAAACGGATGGGGCCTTACAAAAAGGCAGATTGCGGCAATCCGGACCGCTCACGCCCGCAGAGGTGTAATTATTTTTACCGATCCCGACCACGCGGGGGAGCAGATACGGCGCCGGTTACAAAAAATGCTGCCTGGCTGCCGGCACGCATTTGTGCCAGGAATTGTCGCGTCCGATGGGAAAGTTGGTGTCGAAAAGGCGGATGCCGAAACAATTCGTAAGGCACTGGAAAAAGTGCGTTCCAGCGGCTCTATTCGAAACGGTTTCGAGATGAGCGACCTGCTGAAAGCAGGTTTGGTTGGGACACCCGATGCCGCCAAGCGCCGTCGCCGCCTGGGTGAGCTACTGGCGGTTGGTTACGGAAACAGCAAGAATTTTCTTTGGCGGCTCAACGCCCTTGGGGTCAGCCGGACAGAGTTTGAGGCTGCAGTACAAAAATTGGAGGCAAAGTCCGATGGATATTACGAAGCCCGGAAACATAATAAGCCTGATTGA
- the rsmA gene encoding ribosomal RNA small subunit methyltransferase A: MDITKPGNIISLIEQYNLKIRKSWGQNFLTSADIIQKIVSAAELRASDHILEVGPGLGTMTELLVQQARHVTALEIDPRLCTLLTERLGHQKNFTLIEGDALQQNYEKLIDTPFKVVANLPYYITSPFIIKLLEGPVQPVLAVLLVQLEVGRRLAAAPGTKDYGALSVAVQYRCEVEQVGRVAAGNFFPPPKVESAIVRLRWRQPPWQATNPQLMSRLVRAAFGQRRKMLKGVLASALGIPGDQVRAALSRIGVSEDTRGEKLSVRQFAHLADELEELMR, translated from the coding sequence ATGGATATTACGAAGCCCGGAAACATAATAAGCCTGATTGAACAATATAATTTGAAGATACGTAAAAGTTGGGGACAAAATTTTCTAACCAGTGCTGATATTATACAAAAAATTGTCTCCGCTGCAGAGCTCAGGGCTAGTGACCATATCTTGGAGGTTGGCCCGGGCTTGGGGACGATGACAGAACTATTGGTTCAACAGGCACGGCACGTGACAGCTTTGGAAATCGATCCCCGGCTTTGCACCTTGTTAACCGAGCGCCTGGGACACCAGAAAAACTTTACCCTAATTGAAGGCGATGCTCTGCAGCAAAACTATGAAAAATTGATTGACACACCGTTTAAGGTGGTAGCGAACCTTCCGTACTACATAACAAGCCCATTTATCATAAAGTTATTGGAAGGACCTGTTCAGCCCGTATTAGCAGTTTTGCTTGTGCAGTTGGAGGTGGGGCGGCGTCTTGCGGCAGCTCCCGGGACAAAAGATTATGGAGCATTATCTGTTGCCGTTCAGTATCGTTGTGAAGTGGAGCAAGTGGGGCGAGTGGCGGCCGGCAATTTCTTTCCTCCCCCCAAAGTGGAGTCTGCCATTGTGCGCCTTCGTTGGCGGCAACCGCCTTGGCAAGCTACTAACCCGCAGTTGATGTCCAGACTTGTGCGCGCCGCCTTTGGGCAGCGTCGAAAGATGCTCAAAGGAGTGCTGGCCTCGGCCTTGGGAATACCCGGAGACCAGGTGCGCGCTGCTTTGAGTCGTATAGGGGTGTCAGAGGACACCAGGGGCGAGAAGTTGTCAGTGCGCCAGTTTGCCCATCTTGCTGACGAATTGGAGGAGCTCATGCGATGA
- a CDS encoding Veg protein translates to MAGKNTLALIKEDLDEFIGQRITLKANRGRKKSIERTGILERTYPSHFIVQLDEDYFNRKMSFSYADILTKTVEITFGDKRYQYSAS, encoded by the coding sequence GTGGCAGGTAAAAACACATTGGCGCTGATCAAAGAGGATTTGGATGAGTTCATCGGACAACGGATCACCCTTAAGGCGAACCGTGGCCGCAAAAAATCCATTGAACGCACAGGTATTCTTGAAAGAACCTATCCTTCTCACTTTATTGTTCAACTGGATGAGGACTATTTTAATCGCAAAATGTCCTTCTCCTATGCCGATATTCTAACCAAGACTGTTGAGATTACATTTGGAGATAAACGCTATCAGTACAGCGCATCTTAA
- a CDS encoding LysM peptidoglycan-binding domain-containing protein, which translates to MAANLLVDRNKFQLQKVIAQSTQEVTVPASLPVPDNVQYLLKPILFPVGMESVQIDNGKVRVQGQLGGLVCGINEDESVIPIGVEPVQYSASFPLPMVCETDRVMVDAVVETVEVDKDEQGRANIIAFVSVTVTVSRIEEVSLVTDVSGAKDVEKEEQTLQVIVCTAEELRELNHQVGLPVPAEQILATQVQVTNLNWQVLESQVAVEGKVSGVIYFAQQTKKQLATRMFEREFSHTLPVEGEVSEAIVTCAPQLASAILNSNNSGVDLTINLGLYVQGYREVRLELLSGVGGADFETISFAVTNRVGESEFRMNLDGHFQISEESATVLSAIPEVRVLETTALDEKIMVRGVLSLLIFYAVDDETTRAIVREDEFNQFFALSGSVTGMTAQAQAWCEESSFVLENGEVQYTVPALFRVDVKESLELNPIVDLHIVDPHAVRANASVVLYRTQTGENLFAVAKKFNVTQQMLRDCNRVPEGEQLPAGTKLTIPLYLAKYNKEV; encoded by the coding sequence ATGGCGGCTAATCTGTTGGTTGACCGGAACAAATTCCAACTGCAGAAGGTCATTGCGCAGTCGACGCAGGAGGTCACAGTTCCGGCCAGCTTGCCTGTACCTGACAACGTTCAATATTTGTTAAAGCCGATCTTGTTCCCGGTGGGAATGGAGTCGGTTCAGATTGATAATGGCAAGGTCAGGGTGCAGGGTCAGCTGGGTGGCCTGGTTTGTGGGATTAATGAGGATGAGTCGGTTATTCCAATCGGCGTTGAGCCCGTTCAGTATTCAGCGTCGTTTCCATTGCCAATGGTTTGCGAAACTGACCGGGTGATGGTTGATGCAGTCGTAGAAACGGTTGAAGTTGATAAAGATGAGCAAGGCAGGGCAAACATAATAGCATTTGTCTCTGTAACCGTCACCGTCAGCCGAATTGAAGAAGTTAGTCTTGTAACCGATGTTTCTGGCGCCAAAGATGTTGAAAAAGAAGAACAGACTTTGCAAGTTATCGTCTGCACGGCAGAGGAGTTACGAGAGCTGAATCATCAGGTGGGTTTGCCGGTGCCTGCAGAGCAGATTCTGGCTACTCAGGTGCAGGTAACTAATCTGAACTGGCAGGTTCTTGAGAGCCAAGTGGCGGTAGAGGGCAAGGTCTCGGGTGTAATTTATTTTGCCCAGCAAACAAAAAAACAGTTGGCTACCCGAATGTTTGAACGGGAGTTCTCCCATACTCTGCCGGTTGAGGGTGAAGTGTCGGAGGCGATTGTAACTTGTGCCCCTCAGTTGGCTTCAGCGATTTTAAATTCTAATAACAGTGGTGTGGATTTGACGATAAACCTTGGCCTATACGTCCAGGGATACCGGGAAGTTCGCCTGGAACTGCTTTCAGGGGTTGGCGGCGCCGACTTCGAGACTATTTCGTTTGCAGTGACCAATAGAGTTGGCGAAAGTGAATTCAGAATGAATCTTGACGGCCATTTCCAGATTTCTGAAGAATCGGCAACGGTGTTGTCAGCAATCCCCGAGGTGCGGGTGCTGGAGACCACTGCTCTAGATGAGAAAATAATGGTCCGGGGAGTCTTAAGTCTGTTGATTTTCTATGCTGTAGATGATGAAACAACCCGTGCAATCGTCCGTGAGGATGAATTCAACCAGTTCTTTGCCCTTAGCGGCAGCGTGACAGGAATGACTGCTCAGGCCCAGGCATGGTGTGAAGAAAGCAGTTTTGTCCTGGAGAACGGTGAGGTGCAGTATACAGTTCCAGCCCTGTTCCGGGTTGATGTAAAGGAAAGTTTAGAATTAAACCCGATAGTCGATTTGCATATTGTTGATCCGCATGCTGTTCGTGCCAATGCCAGTGTAGTCTTATACAGAACCCAAACGGGTGAAAACTTGTTTGCGGTAGCAAAAAAATTCAATGTCACCCAACAAATGCTGCGGGATTGCAACCGGGTTCCTGAAGGTGAGCAGTTACCCGCAGGCACAAAACTGACAATACCCCTTTATCTTGCGAAATATAACAAAGAGGTGTAG